Proteins from a genomic interval of Pelagibaculum spongiae:
- a CDS encoding GDSL-type esterase/lipase family protein, which produces MKYIVTLLLLLCSLQLQAIEPQKPTILAFGDSNTWGWKSVAESEGSNGKFADHERWTGVMEQALGGNYKVVVSGLVGRTTDLDGRNVGAISAESFNGAGALPMAIARHNPLALVVIMLGTNDLQSGYNKTPREIARSAFSLARTVKGMNNALYSHYPAPQVLLITPAPLGDTSKTPLKSLFQSGEAPSKQLSAAFTAESLADENQDIWLMDAGKITTTDGADGIHLSQKNHKLLGMAIAKYIKSKSTAL; this is translated from the coding sequence ATGAAATACATTGTTACCTTATTGTTATTGTTGTGCTCTCTCCAACTTCAGGCAATAGAACCTCAAAAGCCTACAATACTCGCTTTTGGTGATTCTAATACTTGGGGTTGGAAATCTGTTGCCGAAAGCGAAGGCTCAAATGGGAAATTTGCAGATCATGAGCGTTGGACTGGCGTAATGGAACAAGCACTCGGTGGAAATTACAAAGTTGTTGTCAGTGGTTTGGTTGGCCGCACTACCGATTTAGACGGTCGCAATGTGGGCGCTATCTCTGCGGAATCATTTAATGGCGCAGGCGCGTTACCCATGGCAATTGCAAGACACAACCCGCTAGCACTGGTCGTTATTATGCTTGGCACAAATGATCTACAAAGTGGCTATAACAAAACACCGCGGGAAATCGCCCGATCAGCTTTTTCTTTGGCAAGAACAGTTAAAGGAATGAATAACGCACTTTATAGCCACTACCCTGCCCCGCAGGTGTTGCTTATTACGCCAGCACCACTGGGAGACACTTCTAAAACACCACTGAAAAGTCTTTTTCAGTCAGGTGAAGCACCATCAAAACAATTGTCTGCTGCATTCACGGCAGAATCTTTAGCTGATGAAAACCAAGATATTTGGTTAATGGATGCAGGAAAAATCACAACGACTGATGGTGCCGATGGTATTCATCTATCTCAGAAAAATCACAAACTTTTGGGGATGGCTATAGCAAAGTATATCAAGAGCAAATCTACAGCCCTCTAA
- a CDS encoding (2Fe-2S)-binding protein: MFRSIAKKSVQDQMVEVLINNASVMVAKGSSVWTAMALANQTATRLAPVTSQSRSAYCAMGVCFECMVEINGMPNQQACMTEVESGMRINLQQITVDSQAQLTANHLATEISDGAANE, translated from the coding sequence ATGTTTCGATCTATAGCCAAAAAATCGGTTCAGGATCAAATGGTGGAAGTATTAATTAACAATGCTTCAGTAATGGTTGCCAAAGGCAGCTCTGTCTGGACCGCAATGGCATTAGCCAACCAGACCGCCACTCGATTAGCTCCAGTCACCAGCCAGTCTCGCTCTGCTTATTGCGCGATGGGTGTTTGTTTTGAGTGCATGGTAGAAATTAACGGTATGCCCAATCAGCAAGCTTGTATGACGGAAGTTGAGTCTGGAATGCGAATTAATTTGCAACAGATTACCGTCGACTCTCAAGCTCAATTAACTGCAAATCATTTAGCCACAGAAATTTCTGATGGAGCGGCTAATGAATAA
- a CDS encoding class I SAM-dependent rRNA methyltransferase, with protein MEDFSILKLKKNEQRRLQSGHCWIYANEIDSKATPVSSFKPGEQVLVEGSDGKKIGYALMSPTHLICARLVSRDLKRHLDKSLLVHRLKVALSLRESIFDQPCYRLVYGDSDGLPGLVIDRYFDHYVVQINHPGMEIRLEELKQAMEKVLKPESVLLRNDGKSRKAEGMESYIKPLIGEPPELVDLVENGVKFQAPISTGQKTGWFYDHRINRAAVMQHAKGKRVLDVFSYIGGWAVQAAVGGASEVWAIDSSEKALDQLLANGELNGVGDKLTALQGDAFEALKELKNQNERFDLIVLDPPALIPRRRDFKAGLSAYRRLNELAIRLLSKDGMLVSCSCSMHLPKDQLTDQLRGAAVHLDRNLQIIGFGGQGPDHPILPAVPETDYLKATFCRVTQR; from the coding sequence GTGGAAGATTTTTCTATCCTCAAACTGAAGAAAAACGAGCAGCGTAGGCTGCAATCTGGTCATTGCTGGATCTATGCCAATGAAATAGATAGCAAAGCCACGCCAGTCTCTAGCTTTAAGCCGGGCGAACAAGTTCTGGTTGAAGGCTCTGACGGTAAGAAAATCGGTTACGCTTTGATGAGCCCAACGCATTTGATTTGCGCTCGTTTAGTGAGCCGTGATTTAAAGCGTCATCTTGACAAGTCATTGCTAGTGCATCGCTTGAAAGTAGCACTTTCACTGCGTGAGAGTATTTTCGATCAGCCTTGCTACCGTTTGGTATATGGCGATTCCGACGGCCTGCCAGGGTTAGTGATTGATCGCTATTTCGATCATTACGTGGTGCAAATTAACCACCCTGGTATGGAAATTCGTCTGGAAGAACTTAAGCAGGCGATGGAAAAAGTACTCAAGCCAGAATCAGTTTTACTGCGTAACGACGGCAAGTCACGTAAAGCTGAAGGCATGGAGTCTTACATCAAGCCATTAATTGGCGAGCCGCCAGAGTTGGTTGACCTAGTTGAAAATGGGGTGAAGTTCCAAGCACCTATTTCAACTGGCCAGAAAACTGGTTGGTTCTATGATCACCGAATTAACCGTGCTGCAGTGATGCAACATGCCAAAGGCAAACGTGTGCTGGACGTGTTCAGTTACATCGGTGGCTGGGCAGTGCAAGCAGCGGTGGGTGGTGCTTCAGAAGTATGGGCAATCGATAGCTCAGAAAAAGCACTCGACCAGTTATTGGCCAACGGTGAATTAAACGGTGTCGGTGATAAATTAACCGCACTGCAAGGCGATGCATTTGAAGCCTTGAAAGAGCTGAAAAATCAGAACGAACGATTTGATTTGATTGTTCTAGATCCGCCAGCATTAATTCCACGTCGTCGTGATTTTAAAGCAGGCTTATCTGCTTACCGCCGTTTAAACGAACTGGCGATTCGCCTGTTAAGCAAAGACGGCATGTTAGTCAGCTGTTCTTGCTCCATGCATTTACCGAAAGATCAGTTGACCGATCAATTGCGCGGCGCAGCAGTGCATTTAGATCGTAATCTGCAAATCATCGGTTTTGGTGGCCAAGGTCCGGATCATCCGATTCTGCCCGCCGTGCCAGAAACCGATTACTTGAAAGCCACTTTCTGTCGAGTAACCCAGAGATAG
- the fliS gene encoding flagellar export chaperone FliS, with translation MYSANRQAANAYSNTRRNSAACADPHQLIVMLYDGAIARIAAAKGAIQRKDIPLKGQMIGKAITIVEGLRGCLDHEKGGEISDNLSNLYDYMERRLLQANMDSSLEMLDEVVDLINDIRGAWVEIGPQVKQVSGQATVNSQGGFQVTG, from the coding sequence ATGTACTCTGCCAATCGCCAAGCCGCGAATGCCTATTCCAACACACGTAGAAACAGTGCAGCTTGTGCCGATCCGCACCAGCTGATTGTCATGCTTTATGATGGCGCAATCGCTCGCATTGCTGCTGCTAAAGGTGCTATCCAACGTAAAGATATTCCGTTGAAAGGCCAAATGATCGGCAAAGCCATTACCATTGTCGAAGGTTTGCGTGGTTGCCTAGATCATGAAAAAGGCGGTGAGATTTCCGACAATCTATCTAATTTATATGACTATATGGAACGTCGACTGCTGCAAGCCAATATGGATAGCAGCTTAGAAATGCTCGATGAAGTAGTCGATCTGATTAATGATATTCGCGGCGCTTGGGTTGAAATTGGTCCACAAGTGAAGCAAGTTAGCGGCCAAGCAACCGTTAACAGCCAAGGCGGCTTTCAGGTCACTGGATAA
- a CDS encoding TRAP transporter large permease, which translates to MIEIALLAVAVLVILLTLGVPLPYCFGAGLMVMYFIGDVVMKGNILWGFQQLGNPVLLAIPLFVLAGTIMSVSGIAASLLRFVNIFVGHLRGGLGVVATISCALIGAISGSGLTGVAAIGPLLIPEMEKQGYPREYATALIANSSLLGLLIPPSVTMIVYGWVTDTSILACFLATLGPGLLIMFNFSMVNIHMAKKFALKLEDRPRGPDFIAEVSKRGFKATPALLMPVIILGGIYGGVMTPTEAAAVAVIYAIPVGFLIYKGLNLRTFLGASKEASTAVGAIMLMILFSMILSQMFVLEGIPQELVEAIFSITEDKAILLILINFLLFFVGMVVNDVTAIILIAPLLLPLMEAIGVSPIQFAAIMGVNTAMGGVTPPYASILYLGARIGKVKVTKVIRPAMILIVTGYLPVVILTSYWDNLSLFLPRYFGY; encoded by the coding sequence ATGATTGAAATAGCATTACTTGCTGTTGCCGTTCTTGTCATCTTATTGACTCTGGGCGTACCGCTACCTTATTGCTTCGGCGCAGGCTTGATGGTGATGTATTTCATCGGCGACGTAGTAATGAAGGGCAATATACTGTGGGGTTTTCAGCAATTAGGAAATCCGGTTTTATTAGCGATTCCTCTATTCGTGCTTGCCGGTACGATAATGAGCGTCAGTGGTATAGCCGCTAGTTTATTGCGCTTTGTAAATATTTTTGTTGGCCACTTACGCGGTGGTTTAGGTGTTGTAGCAACGATTAGCTGCGCTTTGATCGGTGCCATTTCTGGCTCAGGTTTAACCGGCGTTGCTGCAATTGGACCTTTGTTAATTCCTGAAATGGAAAAACAAGGCTACCCCCGTGAATACGCAACCGCGTTAATTGCCAACTCTTCGTTATTAGGTCTGTTAATCCCGCCTAGCGTCACCATGATTGTTTATGGCTGGGTAACGGACACTTCAATTCTGGCTTGTTTCCTGGCAACGCTCGGCCCAGGCCTGTTAATTATGTTTAATTTCTCCATGGTGAATATTCACATGGCTAAGAAATTTGCATTGAAATTGGAAGACCGTCCTCGTGGACCCGACTTTATTGCAGAAGTCAGCAAACGCGGATTTAAAGCAACACCTGCACTGTTAATGCCTGTAATTATCTTGGGCGGTATTTATGGCGGCGTAATGACGCCAACTGAAGCTGCTGCCGTTGCGGTTATTTATGCCATTCCAGTAGGTTTCTTAATCTACAAAGGTTTAAACCTAAGAACTTTCCTTGGCGCAAGTAAAGAAGCATCCACTGCTGTTGGTGCAATTATGCTGATGATTCTATTTAGCATGATCTTGTCGCAGATGTTCGTTCTGGAAGGTATTCCACAAGAGTTGGTTGAGGCAATTTTCTCGATCACTGAAGACAAAGCAATATTGCTAATACTGATTAACTTCCTGCTGTTTTTTGTTGGCATGGTAGTGAATGACGTAACAGCGATTATTTTGATTGCACCTTTATTGCTGCCATTAATGGAAGCGATCGGTGTTAGCCCAATCCAGTTTGCGGCCATTATGGGTGTTAACACTGCAATGGGTGGTGTAACGCCTCCTTATGCATCGATCCTCTATCTTGGTGCTCGAATCGGTAAAGTAAAAGTTACGAAAGTAATTCGTCCGGCAATGATCCTGATCGTAACGGGTTATTTGCCAGTGGTAATTTTGACCTCCTACTGGGACAACTTATCACTCTTCCTGCCACGCTACTTTGGCTACTAA
- a CDS encoding NAD(P)/FAD-dependent oxidoreductase gives MKTDVLVIGGGIQGCSVAYHLAKQGMAVTVVEKDCLARHASGVNAGGIRLIGRHISEVALSKAAMEMWQNLDNELGHETGFRSRSLVNIAADEADIETLKKRQQLMNDHGYFHEKMIDQQELRERLPHVSDFCVGGAVSETDGYAIPYQATLAYKLAAEKFGAKFVSGVEVKQIRKLGNHWLVKSDTQEFESEHLVNCAGAWADLISVMIGDNVPLSYSAPMLMVTARMPHFAGPVVGSVSRPLSFKQFENGTVLIGGGAKGFADRANNKTRLDYQLLAKGAKNAIDFFPIMKTACINRMWSGLEGYMPDNLPVIGPSPKAENAWHAFGFSAHGFQMGPIVGKIMADLVLTGKTEFSLDAFRVNRYERKVL, from the coding sequence ATGAAAACTGATGTATTAGTAATCGGTGGTGGAATTCAGGGTTGTTCTGTTGCGTATCATCTCGCCAAGCAAGGCATGGCAGTCACCGTTGTTGAAAAAGATTGTTTAGCACGGCATGCATCTGGCGTTAATGCTGGTGGTATTCGATTAATTGGCCGTCATATTTCTGAAGTTGCATTAAGTAAAGCAGCGATGGAAATGTGGCAAAACCTCGATAATGAATTAGGCCATGAAACCGGATTTCGTAGCCGTAGTTTGGTGAATATTGCGGCCGATGAGGCCGATATTGAAACATTAAAAAAACGCCAACAGTTAATGAATGATCATGGTTATTTTCATGAGAAAATGATTGATCAGCAAGAATTACGAGAACGGCTACCCCATGTATCTGACTTTTGTGTCGGCGGCGCAGTCTCTGAAACCGATGGTTATGCAATTCCTTATCAAGCAACCTTGGCTTACAAATTAGCCGCAGAAAAATTCGGCGCTAAATTTGTTTCTGGCGTTGAAGTGAAGCAAATTCGAAAGCTAGGCAATCACTGGTTAGTTAAATCAGATACTCAAGAATTCGAGTCAGAGCATTTAGTCAATTGTGCTGGTGCTTGGGCAGATCTGATCTCAGTAATGATTGGCGATAATGTACCGCTTTCATACAGCGCGCCAATGTTGATGGTAACCGCTAGAATGCCGCACTTTGCCGGGCCAGTAGTTGGCTCAGTCAGTCGGCCATTATCATTTAAACAGTTTGAAAATGGCACAGTATTAATTGGCGGTGGTGCGAAAGGTTTTGCCGACCGCGCCAACAATAAAACTCGCTTAGATTACCAATTACTGGCCAAAGGCGCGAAGAATGCGATCGATTTCTTCCCAATAATGAAAACGGCCTGCATTAACCGGATGTGGTCTGGTTTGGAAGGCTATATGCCTGATAACTTACCGGTGATTGGACCTAGTCCAAAAGCTGAAAATGCTTGGCATGCTTTCGGATTTTCGGCTCATGGTTTTCAAATGGGGCCGATTGTCGGCAAGATAATGGCAGATCTAGTTTTGACTGGTAAAACAGAGTTCTCACTAGATGCGTTCCGAGTTAATCGCTATGAGCGCAAAGTACTCTAA
- a CDS encoding LysR substrate-binding domain-containing protein, giving the protein MNLTIRQLQCFRDVMRAGSISEAARTLNRTQPAVSAMIASLEDGLGLSLFERQRGRLVPKAEAYYFLEETEVILERLSQSTRTMKEIGDLQQGRLRIACMPATAQWYMPKLLAEFVKDKPKLSASLMMRSSAIVEEWVASQQYDIGLCETPLTKNRAITAEGFDLDCVCALPIDDPLTAKPSITPADLDGFPMATLNTDHPTYLDTSKIFAQAQANLVQRFELRNFQPAMELVEQGLCYCICDPITAASYRDNHENRAAIVFKPFTPSIQLSISLINPAHRPLSLLAEDFRALISRRLHLLNAEFQ; this is encoded by the coding sequence ATGAACTTAACTATTCGTCAGTTGCAATGTTTTCGCGATGTGATGCGCGCAGGCTCAATTTCTGAGGCAGCACGGACACTTAACCGTACTCAACCGGCTGTCAGCGCGATGATCGCAAGCTTAGAAGATGGACTTGGCTTATCACTCTTTGAGCGCCAAAGAGGTAGGCTCGTCCCAAAAGCAGAAGCTTATTACTTTCTCGAAGAAACTGAAGTCATTCTCGAGCGGTTATCTCAATCGACTAGAACTATGAAAGAGATCGGAGACCTGCAACAAGGGCGACTGCGAATTGCTTGTATGCCCGCTACGGCGCAATGGTACATGCCAAAATTGCTGGCAGAATTTGTAAAAGACAAACCTAAATTATCTGCTTCTTTAATGATGCGCTCTTCGGCAATTGTCGAAGAATGGGTTGCTTCTCAACAATACGACATTGGTTTGTGCGAAACGCCGTTGACTAAGAACCGGGCAATTACTGCCGAAGGTTTTGATTTAGATTGTGTTTGTGCCCTGCCCATTGATGATCCATTAACCGCGAAACCTTCAATCACCCCTGCTGATTTGGATGGTTTTCCGATGGCCACATTAAATACCGATCATCCTACTTATTTGGACACTAGTAAGATTTTTGCTCAGGCGCAGGCTAATTTAGTGCAACGCTTCGAATTGAGAAATTTTCAGCCAGCAATGGAGTTGGTTGAGCAAGGCTTATGTTATTGCATTTGTGATCCTATCACGGCTGCCAGCTACCGAGATAACCATGAAAACCGTGCTGCAATAGTATTCAAGCCCTTTACGCCATCAATTCAATTATCCATTTCATTGATCAATCCAGCGCATCGGCCGTTATCTCTTTTAGCTGAAGACTTCAGAGCATTAATTTCTCGACGATTACATTTATTGAATGCTGAATTTCAATAG
- a CDS encoding RidA family protein, with protein MTIERSGSTDRMSKIVKHNGTVYLCGQTAGEAEWDICEQTRQCLKKVEDLLEEAGSSTDHILSVTIYVRDMKDFAGMNQVWDAWVADKPKPARACVESRMARDSILVELSVIAAEK; from the coding sequence ATGACTATCGAACGTTCCGGTTCTACTGACCGAATGAGCAAAATTGTTAAGCATAATGGTACGGTTTATCTATGTGGACAAACCGCCGGTGAAGCCGAGTGGGATATCTGCGAGCAAACTCGCCAGTGCTTGAAAAAAGTAGAAGATTTGCTGGAAGAAGCCGGTTCATCAACCGACCATATTTTATCTGTAACGATTTATGTTCGTGATATGAAAGATTTTGCAGGCATGAACCAAGTATGGGATGCCTGGGTTGCAGACAAGCCAAAGCCAGCCCGCGCTTGTGTTGAATCACGAATGGCTCGCGATTCAATTCTGGTGGAACTGTCGGTGATTGCTGCTGAAAAATAG
- a CDS encoding NAD(P)/FAD-dependent oxidoreductase: MNKNYDIAIIGAGPAGMAAAITASKEASVIVINNRPQAGGQIYNKLAQSPLEKPQTLGPDYTKGLPLLEQFESCSAEKIHGASVWHAGDNGEVLISEDGHTKKISARHLVIATGAMERPFPISGWQLDGVMTAGSAQVMLKSEGLVRENAIFAGTGPLLYLIVAQYLRLGVKVAAIIDTTPMVNYIQASTSAIGAIRMPKMITKGIGLLAEIAKSGTPFYRFAKDLQVTEQDGKASGVQFKANGKTVKLESQDIFLHQGVVPNLNMARSMDLPMQWDEVQLCWKPILNSWGQSKIEHISVAGDSSGIVGADGSEMMGYLVGLNLLHQLKYISKEERDQKAKPFRQEFNRQSAFRPFAEKLYRPIDSHRLPSDDSVVVCRCEEVLLGELKEGFRQGATDPNQLKNLTRCGMGPCQGRMCGHTVSELVAQWNQQTVAEAGYYRLRSPMQLLTLQELSLFTEIRPGDRK; encoded by the coding sequence ATGAATAAAAATTATGATATCGCAATTATCGGTGCTGGTCCTGCCGGTATGGCAGCTGCAATCACTGCTTCAAAAGAAGCATCAGTGATTGTTATTAATAATCGCCCTCAAGCAGGCGGCCAGATATACAATAAACTGGCGCAATCACCACTAGAAAAACCTCAAACACTCGGGCCAGATTATACAAAAGGCCTGCCGTTACTAGAACAATTTGAAAGCTGTAGCGCTGAAAAAATTCATGGCGCTTCAGTTTGGCATGCTGGAGATAATGGTGAAGTTCTTATCTCAGAAGATGGCCACACTAAAAAGATTTCAGCTCGGCATTTAGTCATCGCCACCGGGGCAATGGAACGACCGTTTCCTATTTCAGGCTGGCAATTAGATGGCGTAATGACTGCAGGTAGCGCCCAGGTAATGCTCAAGTCAGAAGGCTTGGTTCGTGAAAATGCAATTTTCGCCGGTACTGGCCCACTGCTTTATTTAATCGTTGCCCAATACCTACGCCTTGGCGTTAAAGTTGCTGCAATTATCGATACCACGCCGATGGTTAATTATATTCAGGCGAGCACTTCGGCAATTGGCGCAATTCGTATGCCAAAAATGATTACTAAAGGTATTGGTTTATTAGCTGAAATTGCTAAATCTGGCACACCTTTTTATCGTTTCGCAAAAGATTTACAAGTCACTGAACAAGATGGTAAAGCCAGCGGCGTGCAGTTCAAAGCCAATGGAAAAACTGTAAAGTTAGAAAGCCAAGATATTTTTTTACATCAGGGCGTGGTGCCTAATTTAAATATGGCGCGCTCGATGGATTTACCCATGCAGTGGGATGAAGTCCAATTATGTTGGAAGCCCATTTTAAATAGCTGGGGCCAAAGCAAAATCGAACATATTTCTGTTGCTGGTGATAGCTCTGGCATTGTTGGTGCTGATGGTTCAGAAATGATGGGCTATTTAGTTGGTCTTAATTTACTGCACCAATTGAAATACATTTCAAAAGAAGAGCGTGATCAAAAAGCAAAACCTTTCCGCCAAGAATTTAATAGACAATCTGCTTTTAGACCTTTCGCAGAAAAACTTTATCGTCCTATCGATAGCCATCGTTTACCAAGCGATGACTCAGTCGTTGTTTGCCGCTGTGAAGAAGTTTTACTCGGTGAATTAAAGGAAGGCTTCCGTCAAGGTGCAACTGACCCCAATCAGCTGAAAAATTTGACTCGTTGTGGCATGGGCCCATGTCAGGGGCGAATGTGCGGCCATACGGTAAGCGAACTGGTTGCTCAATGGAACCAGCAAACAGTCGCTGAAGCGGGTTATTATCGCCTGCGCTCACCAATGCAATTACTGACCTTGCAAGAGCTCAGCCTATTCACTGAAATTCGCCCTGGAGACCGCAAATGA
- a CDS encoding TRAP transporter small permease — MNRVASYLLTGLICLVAGGQFIQVITRYVLEIPVMGLEETLLYPTLWLYVLGAVNASRENTHIRANVLEIFLKTTKQATILAIVGEVISITVGLWLTWWAWDFTKYSLRVWKESPTLYLPTFYMDMALFVGLVLMMIYTFTHLIKHIRQLSDPEKPIDD, encoded by the coding sequence ATGAATCGAGTTGCCAGCTACCTGCTAACGGGGCTGATCTGTCTTGTTGCTGGCGGACAATTTATCCAGGTAATTACGCGTTATGTTCTAGAAATTCCCGTAATGGGGTTAGAAGAAACGCTGCTTTACCCAACGCTTTGGCTTTATGTATTAGGAGCAGTAAATGCTTCGAGGGAAAATACTCACATAAGAGCAAACGTGTTAGAGATATTTTTGAAAACCACAAAACAAGCCACTATTTTGGCGATCGTTGGCGAAGTAATAAGTATTACGGTTGGTTTATGGCTTACCTGGTGGGCCTGGGACTTTACAAAATATTCATTACGAGTATGGAAAGAAAGCCCAACCCTATACCTTCCTACCTTTTACATGGACATGGCTTTATTTGTCGGTTTGGTTTTAATGATGATTTATACCTTCACTCATTTAATCAAACACATCCGCCAACTTTCTGATCCGGAGAAACCAATCGATGATTGA
- the dctP gene encoding TRAP transporter substrate-binding protein DctP, with translation MKKSLLLSTVIAGVLAISSVAEAKRLKISHIRPQGTTIDLELKDFAGEVKKASDGDLKMRIFAASALGDYTTVQERVSVGAVDMAVQPAATAASRRMQITAFPYVAENWKQAKSIYGPGGAIYDAMKGLYAKQDITMLAAYPVYFGGVALNREAIAPGDPTVEKGIKVRVPGIKSFQLEGSSLGYISAPIPFSEAFTAVQTGVVDGVIGSGAEGYYASFRDVTKTYIPLNTHFEVWYMIVNTETLNDLDKKDRAVLVKAATNFETKRWTTAEADQAANEKRLADNGATIIKLTDEQLAATAKKVRAEVWPVILKDVGEEWGKKILSQVAP, from the coding sequence ATGAAAAAATCATTACTATTGTCTACGGTGATCGCTGGCGTACTTGCGATCAGTAGCGTCGCGGAAGCCAAGCGTTTAAAAATCAGTCACATTCGCCCACAGGGCACCACGATTGATTTAGAACTAAAAGATTTTGCCGGTGAAGTTAAAAAAGCTTCCGATGGCGATTTAAAAATGCGCATCTTTGCTGCCAGTGCATTAGGTGACTACACCACAGTACAAGAGCGCGTTTCTGTAGGCGCAGTTGATATGGCAGTTCAGCCAGCAGCGACTGCAGCATCACGTAGAATGCAAATTACCGCATTCCCATATGTAGCCGAAAACTGGAAGCAAGCTAAATCAATTTATGGTCCTGGCGGCGCAATTTATGATGCAATGAAAGGCCTTTATGCCAAGCAGGACATCACCATGCTGGCTGCTTACCCGGTTTATTTTGGCGGTGTTGCATTAAACCGTGAAGCGATTGCTCCTGGTGACCCAACAGTAGAAAAAGGGATTAAAGTTCGAGTACCTGGCATTAAAAGTTTCCAGTTAGAAGGTAGCTCTCTTGGTTATATCAGTGCACCAATCCCTTTCTCAGAAGCCTTCACTGCAGTACAGACTGGCGTTGTTGATGGTGTGATTGGTTCGGGTGCTGAAGGTTATTACGCATCATTCCGTGATGTAACTAAAACCTATATTCCTTTGAACACTCACTTTGAAGTTTGGTACATGATTGTTAACACCGAAACTTTAAATGACTTGGATAAAAAAGATCGTGCGGTATTAGTTAAAGCTGCCACTAATTTCGAAACCAAGCGCTGGACAACGGCTGAAGCTGACCAGGCCGCTAACGAAAAACGCTTGGCAGATAATGGTGCAACCATCATCAAATTGACCGATGAGCAATTGGCAGCAACTGCGAAAAAAGTTCGCGCTGAAGTATGGCCAGTCATCCTCAAGGACGTTGGTGAAGAGTGGGGCAAGAAAATCCTCAGTCAGGTAGCTCCATAA
- a CDS encoding LysR family transcriptional regulator, which produces MSKRLPSLHALQAFEVAASSGSFKIAAEKLAVTPTAVSHQIRSLEKQLGISLFIRSNKGVVLSAEGVQIAPVLRQAFSEIYRVIEHVTDSKKRLVLSTTPAFASQVLGPLLVDFYQQYPDYEIAIQTETRQCDLKSDASLDFAIRYSGKDILGLDRYHLLDESFSAYLAPFTSCTDELPFIHTLWQQSVLENVNWQNWNRQANDRVANRRVIGFSEEEQVLQAGLSGKGIVLVSSILVAYYLEKKLLVPFYKDTMLPGGCYQLYCRENDLKKKDILIFLSWLKTALSDLR; this is translated from the coding sequence ATGAGTAAGCGCTTGCCATCACTTCATGCGTTACAAGCTTTTGAAGTGGCCGCATCTTCTGGAAGTTTTAAAATTGCTGCTGAAAAACTGGCAGTAACCCCCACTGCTGTTTCACATCAGATTCGTAGCTTGGAAAAACAGCTAGGAATTTCCCTTTTTATTCGTAGCAACAAAGGCGTTGTTTTGTCTGCTGAAGGTGTGCAGATTGCTCCAGTACTGCGGCAAGCTTTCTCAGAAATTTACCGCGTTATAGAGCATGTCACCGATAGCAAAAAGCGGCTAGTACTATCTACTACACCGGCTTTTGCATCGCAGGTTCTTGGGCCATTACTGGTGGATTTTTATCAGCAGTACCCCGATTACGAGATTGCAATACAAACTGAGACGCGCCAATGTGATTTGAAATCTGACGCATCGTTGGATTTTGCGATACGTTACTCAGGAAAAGATATTCTAGGGCTAGATCGTTACCATCTTTTGGATGAATCTTTTTCAGCTTATCTTGCGCCGTTTACTAGTTGCACCGATGAATTACCGTTTATTCATACTTTATGGCAGCAGAGTGTGCTTGAGAATGTTAATTGGCAAAATTGGAACCGGCAGGCAAATGACAGAGTCGCTAATCGGCGAGTTATTGGTTTTTCTGAAGAAGAACAAGTGCTGCAGGCAGGCTTGAGTGGTAAAGGGATTGTGTTAGTTAGTAGTATTCTGGTTGCGTATTATCTGGAAAAGAAATTACTGGTTCCATTTTATAAAGATACTATGCTGCCCGGTGGCTGTTACCAGTTATATTGCCGTGAAAATGACTTGAAAAAAAAGGATATCCTGATTTTTCTATCGTGGTTAAAAACAGCACTATCTGATTTGAGGTGA